A single region of the Gephyromycinifex aptenodytis genome encodes:
- a CDS encoding GDSL-type esterase/lipase family protein encodes MAHEGPRDVGIVFIGDGFVSGYGDPKGLGWVSRVMGRTAHPDLDVSAYNLGVRGDSSADVLERWKAEGLVRWQERRERRLVVGVGLFDVVNGLSTARSRLNLANVLDDATARGISPFVVGPPPTLDPTTNERLEIIVEAQADVCARRSVPFVDCYYPLAEHDQWMGELGASRDQRHPGQAGYGLLAWLVLHGGWEHWLQIAP; translated from the coding sequence ATGGCCCATGAGGGCCCACGCGACGTCGGCATCGTCTTCATCGGCGATGGCTTCGTCTCGGGGTACGGCGATCCGAAGGGTCTGGGCTGGGTGTCGCGGGTGATGGGCCGCACCGCCCACCCCGACCTTGACGTGTCTGCCTACAACCTTGGGGTGCGCGGCGATTCCTCCGCCGACGTCCTGGAGCGGTGGAAGGCGGAGGGGCTCGTTCGCTGGCAGGAACGCCGAGAGCGGCGCCTGGTGGTCGGTGTCGGCCTCTTCGATGTCGTCAACGGTCTGTCCACGGCCCGTTCGCGTCTCAACCTGGCCAACGTGTTGGATGACGCAACCGCTCGCGGGATCTCTCCCTTCGTCGTCGGTCCGCCCCCGACTTTGGACCCCACCACCAACGAGCGGTTGGAGATCATCGTCGAAGCCCAGGCAGACGTCTGCGCCCGGCGCTCGGTGCCTTTCGTCGACTGTTACTACCCGCTGGCCGAGCACGATCAATGGATGGGCGAATTGGGCGCTTCCCGCGATCAGCGCCACCCGGGTCAGGCCGGCTACGGCCTGCTGGCGTGGTTGGTGTTGCACGGCGGCTGGGAGCACTGGCTGCAGATCGCTCCCTGA
- a CDS encoding DUF4097 family beta strand repeat-containing protein — MDVQIDHPTRKTLGEPGQQVRSVSVALPAGSLDVVTHADPNSAILEVDEVGGAPITVSFEQGVLKIEQYKDANGQVWGPLKGILGATVGAAFGGGQAGVTSRVTLTLPRAAKLSVKTVTADVLVGGLDGSVSAYGVSGSLTLDRLAGSLDVNLVSGDLEAASCSGELKAKTVSGRITVQDSPLRSIKLNSVSGAAIIDLSSGRCLITANAVSGDLTIRMPAAAGYDATVTSTSGHVVIDGQTLHSEDGKRGGHTHEGDRSVAIKARTVSGNVVVLREDPPPSAGPGPVVAQPHPDIDDVQDVRPQTPDSDEEI; from the coding sequence ATGGACGTCCAGATCGATCACCCCACTCGCAAGACTCTCGGCGAGCCCGGGCAGCAGGTGCGGTCGGTGTCGGTGGCGTTGCCCGCGGGCTCGCTCGACGTCGTGACCCACGCTGATCCGAACTCGGCAATCCTGGAGGTGGACGAGGTGGGCGGGGCTCCCATCACCGTCTCCTTCGAGCAAGGCGTCCTCAAAATCGAGCAGTACAAGGACGCCAACGGCCAGGTCTGGGGCCCCTTGAAGGGGATCCTCGGCGCGACAGTGGGGGCAGCCTTCGGCGGTGGGCAGGCCGGGGTCACCAGCCGGGTGACACTCACGCTGCCGCGCGCGGCGAAACTGTCGGTCAAGACCGTCACCGCGGACGTGCTCGTCGGCGGCTTGGACGGCAGCGTGAGTGCTTACGGAGTCTCCGGGTCGCTGACCTTGGACCGGCTGGCGGGCAGCCTGGACGTCAACCTCGTCAGCGGTGATCTTGAGGCGGCATCCTGCTCCGGGGAGTTGAAAGCCAAGACGGTTTCTGGGCGAATCACGGTGCAGGACTCCCCGCTGCGCAGCATCAAGCTCAACAGTGTCTCCGGCGCTGCGATCATCGACCTGAGCTCCGGACGCTGCCTGATCACGGCGAACGCCGTCTCCGGGGATCTGACGATCCGGATGCCCGCCGCTGCCGGCTATGACGCCACCGTGACCTCGACCTCCGGCCATGTCGTCATCGACGGGCAAACGTTGCATTCCGAAGACGGCAAACGCGGCGGGCACACCCACGAGGGTGATCGCTCGGTGGCCATCAAGGCCCGCACCGTCTCCGGCAACGTCGTCGTCCTTCGCGAAGATCCACCGCCCTCGGCCGGCCCCGGCCCGGTGGTGGCCCAGCCGCATCCCGACATAGATGACGTGCAGGATGTTCGCCCGCAGACCCCCGACAGCG
- a CDS encoding DUF6104 family protein yields MYFTDRGIEELQKRRGDEEVTLDWLAEQLRTFVDLQPEFETPIERLATWLARLDDDED; encoded by the coding sequence GTGTACTTCACCGACCGCGGCATCGAGGAATTGCAGAAGCGACGCGGCGATGAGGAGGTAACACTGGACTGGCTCGCCGAGCAGCTTCGAACGTTCGTCGACCTCCAACCCGAGTTCGAGACCCCGATCGAGCGTCTGGCCACGTGGCTGGCGCGCCTCGACGACGACGAGGACTGA